In one Triplophysa dalaica isolate WHDGS20190420 chromosome 9, ASM1584641v1, whole genome shotgun sequence genomic region, the following are encoded:
- the LOC130428520 gene encoding chymotrypsin-like protease CTRL-1, with amino-acid sequence MFWIIGCFALVASAVGQEDMLAGVVNGVGALSVWPWQVSIQTSKGVHFCGGTLINQNWILTAAHCPVQAGYHRVVLGEYDRGSDDEAVQIKKIAKVIVHPRFNKETFSNDVALLRLSSPAQITSRVSPVKLVSSSTNIPSGTLCVTTGWGRTETGLPRILQETTLPIVSTAECSRFWRRTRPIVDSMICAGGSRSSSCQGDSGGPLLCDSKGVWYQVGIVSWGADDCNVNAPGVYSRVSYLRQWIDTVLSN; translated from the exons ATGTTCTGGATCATCGGTTGTTTTGCATTGGTGGCCTCCGCTGTTG GCCAGGAGGACATGTTAGCTGGGGTTGTTAATGGAGTAGGTGCATTGTCTGTTTGGCCCTGGCAGGTCTCTATCCAG ACATCCAAAGGCGTCCATTTCTGTGGAGGAACCCTGATCAACCAGAACTGGATCCTCACTGCTGCACATTGCCCTGTTCA AGCTGGATATCACCGAGTTGTTCTTGGAGAGTATGACCGTGGCTCTGATGATGAAGCTGTTCAGATCAAGAAAATTGCCAAG GTCATCGTTCATCCTCGCTTCAACAAAGAAACCTTCAGCAATGATGTTGCACTGTTGAGATTGTCCTCTCCAGCACAGATAACATCCCGTGTCTCTCCTGTTAAACTGGTTTCCTCCTCCACCAACATCCCTTCTGGAACCCTTTGTGTCACCACTGGCTGGGGCAGAACTGAAACTGGTC TTCCTCGCATCCTGCAGGAAACCACTCTGCCTATAGTAAGTACTGCTGAGTGCAGTCGGTTCTGGCGTCGGACAAGACCGATTGTAGACTCCATGATTTGTGCCGGAGGTTCTAGATCGTCATCTTGCCAG GGTGATTCTGGTGGTCCTCTGCTATGTGACAGCAAAGGTGTTTGGTATCAGGTGGGCATTGTTTCATGGGGAGCAGATGACTGCAATGTTAATGCTCCAGGAGTCTACTCTCGTGTGTCTTACCTCCGCCAATGGATTGATACTGTCTTATCCAACTAG
- the LOC130428814 gene encoding chymotrypsin-like protease CTRL-1 — translation MFWIISCFALVSYTQGCGVPKIHPMGIPSKIMGGDGVVPGSWPWQVSLKTSAVHFCGGSLINQYWVLTAAHCNVRARYHIAVLGEHDRGSDVDPVQVKRVVQVIAHPRYERSTFNNDIALLRLSSAVQLTSYITPVCLVSSSVSVLSQTYCVTTGWGRTEYNPSPPILQQTTLPIVSTTQCKQHFGESKITNSMICAGGSGSSSCMGDSGGPLVCESAGVWYQVGIVSWGGEDCNVGSPAVYTRISYLRKWIDLVVTSN, via the exons ATGTTCTGGATCATCAGCTGTTTTGCTTTGGTGTCTTACACACAGG GCTGTGGAGTGCCTAAAATTCATCCAATGGGGATTCCTAGTAAAATTATGGGAGGAGATGGAGTAGTTCCTGGTTCTTGGCCTTGGCAGGTCTCTCTCAAG ACATCAGCCGTCCACTTCTGTGGGGGATCCCTGATCAACCAGTATTGGGTTCTTACCGCTGCCCATTGCAATGTTCg GGCGAGATATCACATTGCTGTCCTTGGAGAGCATGACCGTGGCTCCGATGTTGATCCGGTTCAGGTCAAGAGAGTTGTCCAG GTCATCGCCCATCCTCGCTACGAAAGAAGTACTTTCAACAATGACATAGCACTGCTGAGATTGTCCTCTGCAGTTCAGTTGACGTCCTATATCACTCCGGTATGTCTGGTTTCTTCCTCCGTCAGCGTTCTTTCTCAGACCTATTGTGTCACAACTGGCTGGGGCAGAACTGAATACAATC CAAGTCCTCCAATCCTACAGCAAACCACTTTGCCCATAGTGAGTACAACTCAGTGCAAACAGCACTTTGGAGAGAGCAAAATTACAAATTCCATGATTTGTGCTGGAGGCTCTGGATCATCGTCTTGCATG GGTGATTCTGGTGGTCCTCTGGTATGTGAGAGTGCAGGTGTTTGGTATCAGGTTGGCATTGTGTCCTGGGGTGGTGAAGACTGTAATGTTGGTTCTCCAGCGGTCTACACACGCATCTCTTACCTTCGGAAATGGATCGACTTGGTTGTCACGTCTAATTAG
- the LOC130428737 gene encoding chymotrypsin-like protease CTRL-1, producing the protein MTSEHQDIRNNMFWIIGCFALVASAVGRRENLGDPENVVMVHGGVGALSVWPWQVSIQTSKGVHFCGGTLINQNWILTAAHCPVQAGYHNVILGEHDRGSDDNAVQIRKIAKVVVHPRFNKRIFNNDVALLRLSSPAQITSRVGPVQLVNSSTNIPSGTLCVTTGWGRTETGLGPRILQEATLPIVSTAGCRQYWGRTRSITDSMICAGGSGSSSCQGDSGGPLLCDSNGVWYQVGIVSWGTLDCSVNAPGVYSRVSYLRQWIDTVLSN; encoded by the exons ATGACTTCAGAGCATCAAGACATCAGAAACAACATGTTCTGGATCATCGGCTGTTTTGCATTGGTGGCCTCCGCTGTTG GCCGTAGGGAGAATTTAGGAGATCCAGAGAATGTCGTTATGGTTCATGGTGGAGTAGGTGCATTGTCTGTTTGGCCCTGGCAGGTCTCTATCCAG ACATCCAAAGGCGTTCATTTCTGTGGAGGAACCCTGATCAACCAGAACTGGATTCTCACTGCTGCACATTGCCCTGTTCA AGCTGGATATCACAATGTTATTCTTGGAGAGCATGACCGTGGCTCTGATGATAATGCCGTTCAGATCAGGAAAATTGCCAAG GTCGTTGTTCATCCTCGCTTCAACAAAAGAATCTTTAACAATGATGTTGCACTGCTGCGATTGTCCTCTCCAGCACAGATTACATCCCGTGTTGGTCCGGTTCAACTAGTTAACTCCTCCACCAACATCCCTTCTGGAACCCTTTGTGTCACCACTGGCTGGGGAAGAACTGAAACTGGTC TGGGTCCACGTATCCTGCAGGAGGCCACTTTGCCCATAGTTAGTACTGCTGGGTGCAGGCAGTACTGGGGTCGGACAAGATCGATTACAGATTCCATGATTTGTGCCGGAGGTTCTGGATCTTCATCTTGCCAG GGTGATTCTGGTGGTCCTCTGCTATGTGACAGCAATGGTGTTTGGTATCAGGTGGGCATTGTTTCATGGGGAACATTGGACTGCAGTGTTAATGCTCCAGGAGTCTACTCTCGTGTGTCTTACCTCCGTCAATGGATTGATACTGTCTTATCCAACTAG